In Bombus affinis isolate iyBomAffi1 chromosome 11, iyBomAffi1.2, whole genome shotgun sequence, one genomic interval encodes:
- the LOC126921611 gene encoding myosin-I heavy chain isoform X1 — translation MVAKHFTQGSSPELGVPDMTVISDIDETGINRNLQVRYKRDQIYTYTGSILVAVNPYKEVDFYTNEYVNRYHGQKMGSLEPHVFALAEAAYRSLQDTESNQSCVISGESGAGKTETTKFILQYLCSVTSNVDTWVEQQILEANTILEAFGNAKTVRNDNSSRFGKFMQVCFDSKWMIKGCIIQDYLLEQSRITFQSSGERNYHVFYQLVEAGTRDEEFAEQYKLMPASHYKYLNQSGCVKIDGISDCKKLDALRLAFNVLQVAPEMCEGIFRVLSAILWLGNLSFEDVDGERCELTKEDLDIVGTVAPLLGLQVEDLTKVVLIRQINVRGNITEIPLKVQEARENRHAMAKALYSRTFAWLINHINNCTNPGQDSSRFLGVLDIFGFENFAVNSFEQLCINYTNEKLHKFFNHYVFALEQELYRQEEIQYSHITFTDNTMCLELIEKPPRCVLKLLTEQCHMPKGSDLAYLTNLHAEFENHPCYVKGDDRRKWEKEFGVKHYAGCVTYAVEGFVDKNRDVQQDVFFDFMSRSTNEFVQEITVYQDLLGCTVARASGNATTMSRGTSKGKPTLCDSFRHQLQALVDVLQATTPWYARCIKPNMQKVSNHYDEKLVLDQLKYLGMLDIIRIRKEGFPIHMPFHDFIARYRCLDKARLSRSYNEKEAVRCLISSQGIPETEWQIGKTKVFLRSYVHEPLEDCRNQMVTSNAMMIQKIWRGYVVRREYKRVRDAALKVQHAYRGWKLRIMFIRKRRAAIVIQSHLRGVFAREVAAALREMRRVDEEMRKRERMEEERRLMEDKKALEESQSAQYNGIVGMEPGKAQEEIAALSQMAEQMNSKMAASDLQSVDLDNLFSFLSDVQSTKGNQIIEEIGEQMDALVEDLDVELETVIQQEMELNSKAESKANTPNGQEATSPLQQSSQQQQQQQRIPCPNTGKLGQPSLPEPTEPPPPPPPPATALTMNGGDSSIDNGEPIYESVLPREENSPSSPILVNGNSGPLVNGESCGSPPPAPNNKVIKEPIAGSPPSRPESRNSNSLHLLHHNHHQPVPQQQQNGHDQQQQQAQQSQQPPVEREQRRKCRVERKLQELEDKKEPDNEVTYHDIVEFAQNYFNSHERSPEGTIMATLTRKSRGKSVEFIPKYEMVTYYKGSTIPNSHIHMYDPDNVNVACSVFRDLCKYIRGEMKLDQEIATIQSIIGYGIEREELRDEIFVQCMRQATNNPNPEWAERVWLLLCLAIVAFQPSKLLYKYFVSFLRKNLALEGKLRQYVQWCVDNCKNMKVSCRQHPPSTVEIAAMRRLGTIVCRFFFLDGRTKAIDVHPTDTASDAVAKLGEKLGLRSLEGWAIYQSRPDGEEHVRAHDYLYDVIAAWEMKQCKLNTAQSTFSTLRRGNNATLGSGDNRFVFKRRLFRNTREISQDPVEVNMLYAQAVYNVVKCDDFPVSEKVALQLAGLQAQVALGDPKDNDRLDYYSEVDSFLPYRISRARGDDVWVPIIAQAHRQYGAGRKELAAKVLYLSCVMQYPLYGTTMFNVTYRGYWSYGNQLILGINCDGLMLIKPDDKFVLSEYRYQDVESIMLDPSDSFITLSLLRHNPDSSHKCFVFETPQKNEIGSLIVSYCPALAGWITENEVPTKKLKCITNEDRIRLYHNLVNCRRTLVDAEILRKPQDSGGGFLRNTLRRLSKHKIEKLRQEHGSATDHGETYKGFPYAYWAFSRQTIPQSLSKLPDPDEQMALSVFQLILTYAGLGQNGDTVRRVEDEHVNLIQTVMERCIRKENLLGELYLQLIKQTTDHPDPNSRVNLRHWALLSLACSVILPPQKVIRKYLIAHLKRCASDYVTEEGKYARFAEKCLYKTQGTRRRQWPPSREEIMCTINRRPIYARFHFMDGQYHAVEFHPSATARDVMEIIKTKIGLEETAMGYAIYEVLGPTERALIPEEKIADVMSKWERYRTANAQQNQSQRKHAHHFFLFKKHLFLDQYMNLDDPVEKELLYHQVLHDLRADRFPITEKEAMMLTALQAQLELGDCEDAVSDHDYRTISSHCLPPRLVPSLCIEGVLQHHQSLRGMTPPEAKKAFLNLIQSWPLHRATIFDVMQSFTSNWPRVLWLAVDQQGLHLLEHRSRNTLCTYEYSSILSYSPAVSCLMIITGTDKKQSKVILTTSQAHQIANLIREYMDVLQSPPEVPKRESAIAQQIAQQPIQQPSTNLTAPAGSRKSRPASVLHRGAPVIQSQAS, via the exons GAGTACGTGAATCGATATCATGGCCAGAAGATGGGCTCCTTGGAGCCACACGTATTCGCGTTGGCGGAAGCAGCGTACAGGTCTCTCCAGGACACGGAGAGCAATCAATCCTGCGTGATATCGGGAGAAAGTGGCGCTGGCAAGACGGAAACCACGAAATTCATCTTGCAGTACCTTTGCTCGGTAACCAGCAATGTCGATACGTGGGTGGAACAACAAATTCTAGAGGCGAACACCATCCTTGAAGCTTTCG gGAACGCAAAGACAGTAAGGAACGACAACAGCTCCCGGTTTGGCAAGTTTATGCAGGTGTGCTTCGACAGTAAGTGGATGATCAAAGGCTGTATCATCCAAGATTACTTGCTTGAGCAGAGCCGTATAACTTTTCAAAGTAGCGGAGAAAGGAATTACCATGTGTTCTATCAGCTGGTCGAAGCTGGAACCAGAGACGAGGAATTCGCGGAACAATATAAACTGATGCCAGCAAGCCACTACAAGTATTTGAATCAGTCTGGTTGTGTGAAGATCGATGGAATCTCCGACTGCAAGAAACTCGACGCTCTTAGGCTTGCGTTTAACGTGCTACAG GTCGCGCCGGAAATGTGCGAGGGTATTTTCAGAGTCCTGTCTGCCATTCTTTGGTTGGGGAATTTGAGCTTCGAGGACGTGGATGGCGAAAGATGCGAACTAACTAAAGAAGACCTTGACATCGTTGGTACGGTTGCTCCTTTGCTCGGGCTGCAGGTTGAGGATCTCACCAAAGTGGTGCTTATACGACAGATAAACGTCCGCGGAAATATCACCGAGATACCATTGAAGGTTCAAGAAGCCCGTGAAAATAGGCATGCGATGGCAAAAGCATTGTACTCGAGAACGTTCGCCTGGTTAATCAATCATATAAACAATTGCACGAATCCTGGCCAGGATAGCTCGAGATTTCTTGGTGTTTTGGATATATTTGGCTTTGAGAACTTTGCCGTCAACAGCTTCGAGCAACTGTGTATCAATTACACGAACGAGAAGCTGCATAAGTTTTTCAATCACTACGTGTTCGCACTGGAACAAGAACTA TATCGACAGGAAGAGATCCAATACTCCCATATCACCTTCACTGACAACACCATGTGCCTGGAATTAATCGAGAAACCTCCACGATGTGTTCTTAAATTACTGACCGAGCAGTGCCATATGCCGAAAGGCTCGGACCTAGCTTACCTGACCAATTTGCATGCAGAATTCGAGAATCATCCTTGCTACGTGAAAGGGGACGATCGGCGAAAATGGGAGAAAGAATTTGGAGTGAAACACTACGCTGGATGCGTTACTTACGCAGTCGAAGGATTTGTCGATAAGAATCGAGATGTACAACAAGATGTGTTCTTCGATTTTATGTCTAGGAGCACAAATGAATTTGTTCAAGAAATTACAGTTTATCAGGATCTTTTGGGATGCACGGTAGCTCGTGCAAGTGGAAATGCAACTACCATGTCTCGTGGAACATCCAAGGGAAAACCAACCCTCTGTGATTCCTTCAGACATCAGTTGCAGGCTCTGGTTGATGTTCTTCAAGCTACCACACCCTGGTACGCTAGATGCATCAAGCCAAATATGCAAAAAGTGTCGAATCACTATGACGAGAAGCTGGTTCTGGACCAGCTGAAATATTTAGGCATGTTAGATATTATTAGAATAAGGAAGGAAGGCTTTCCTATACACATGCCCTTCCACGACTTTATAGCGAGATATCGTTGTTTGGATAAAGCACGTTTATCACGTTCTTATAACGAGAAAGAGGCTGTTAGGTGTTTAATCAGTAGTCAGGGTATCCCTGAAACTGAATGGCAAATAGGCAAAACTAAAGTGTTTTTAAGAAGCTATGTACACGAGCCACTGGAAGATTGTAGAAACCAAATGGTTACCAGTAACGCTATGATGATACAGAAAATATGGAGAGGCTACGTAGTTCGACGAG AGTATAAACGCGTGAGAGACGCTGCATTGAAAGTGCAACATGCATACCGAGGCTGGAAACTGAGAATAATGTTCATCAGAAAACGAAGAGCAGCCATTGTGATACAGAGTCATCTGCGTGGCGTATTCGCAAGGGAGGTTGCGGCTGCTTTGAGAGAAATGAGACGAGTAGACGAAGAAATGAGGAAGAGGGAGAGAATGGAAGAGGAGAGAAGATTGATGGAGGATAAGAAGGCTCTGGAAGAAAGtcaaag CGCACAGTACAATGGTATTGTCGGGATGGAACCCGG AAAAGCGCAAGAAGAGATCGCTGCATTGTCGCAGATGGCGGAGCAAATGAATTCTAAAATGGCTGCCTCAGATTTGCAGTCTGTAGACTTGGACAacctattttcatttttatctgaCGTGCAATCGACGAAGGGTAATCAGATAATTGAAGAAATTGGTGAACAAATGGATGCATTGGTCGAAGACCTCGATGTGGAACTGGAGACTGTAATTCAGCAAGAAATGGAGTTAAATTCAAAGGCGGAATCTAAAGCAAATACTCCAAATGGGCAAGAAGCTACCTCGCCATTGCAACAATCAtcacagcagcagcagcaacagcaaagGATACCCTGTCCAAACACTGGCAAACTCGGTCAGCCGAGTCTTCCAGAGCCCACTGAACCTCCTCCGCCTCCACCACCTCCTGCTACAGCTTTGACGATGAATGGTGGCGATTCTTCTATTGATAATGGAGAGCCTATCTACGAGTCTGTTTTACCTCGCGAAGAGAACAGTCCTAGCAGCCCAATTTTGGTCAATGGAAATTCTGGACCATTAGTTAACGGTGAATCCTGTGGTTCACCTCCACCTGCACCAAATAACAAAGTCATTAAAGAACCGATTGCTGGTAGCCCTCCATCGAGACCAGAATCTAGAAACTCAAATAGTCTCCATTTGTTACACCATAATCACCACCAACCGGTACCACAACAGCAACAGAATGGTCATGATCAACAACAACAGCAGGCGCAGCAATCTCAACAACCACCTGTAGAGAGAGAACAGAGACGCAAATGCAGAGTGGAGCGTAAACTTCAAGAACTGGAGGACAAAAAGGAGCCTGATAACGAAGTTACTTATCATGATATCGTAGAATTTGcgcaaaattatttcaatagcCACGAAAGATCTCCCGAGGGTACAATCATGGCTACGCTCACTAGAAAATCACGTGGCAAGAGCGTAGAATTCATTCCAAAGTACGAAATGGTTACCTACTATAAAGGTTCCACTATACCGAATTCTCACATTCATATGTACGACCCTGATAACGTTAATGTGGCATGTTCTGTCTTCAGG GATCTTTGTAAGTATATAAGAGGAGAGATGAAACTAGATCAGGAAATTGCAACTATTCAAAGTATAATAGGTTATGGTATTGAGCGTGAAGAATTAAGAGATGAAATTTTCGTTCAATGTATGCGACAAGCAACTAACAATCCTAACCCAGAATGGGCTGAACGAGTCTGGTTATTGCTCTGTTTGGCTATAGTTGCTTTTCAACCTAGTAAATTACTGTACAAGTACTTCGTGTCTTTCTTGCGAAAGAATTTGGCTCTCGAGGGCAAACTACGGCAATACGTTCAGTGGTGTGTggataattgtaaaaatatgaaaGTTTCCTGTAGACAACATCCACCGTCGACGGTAGAGATTGCGGCCATGAGGCGACTAGGCACGATAGTTTGTCGATTCTTCTTTTTGGATGGAAGAACTAAAGCAATCGATGTGCATCCAACGGATACTGCTTCCGATGCTGTTGCTAAGTTAGGTGAAAAATTGGGTCTCAGGTCTTTAGAAGGTTGGGCAATTTACCAAAGTAGACCGGATGGCGAGGAACATGTTCGAGCGCATGATTATCTATATGATGTTATAGCTGCTTGGGAAAT GAAACAATGCAAATTAAACACAGCACAATCAACATTTTCAACACTTCGTCGTGGGAATAATGCTACTTTAGGGAGTGGCGATAATCGATTCGTTTTCAAAAGAAGGCTTTTCCGAAATACCCGAGAAATATCCCAAGATCCCGTCGAGGTGAACATGTTGTACGCTCAagctgtatataacgttgtgaag TGCGACGATTTCCCGGTATCAGAAAAAGTCGCGCTCCAGTTGGCGGGCTTACAAGCGCAAGTCGCCTTGGGCGATCCCAAAGATAACGATCGGCTGGATTACTACAGCGAAGTGGATAGTTTTTTGCCTTATCGAATCAGCCGTGCCCGAGGCGACGATGTTTGGGTGCCAATCATAGCACAGGCACACAGACAGTATGGCGCCGGTCGCAAAGAATTGGCAGCCAAGGTGTTGTATTTATCTTGCGTGATGCAATACCCTCTCTACGGTACGACTATGTTCAACGTGACTTATCGTGGTTATTGGTCGTATGGCAATCAACTAATCTTGGGTATAAACTGCGATGGATTGATGCTGATCAAGCCGGATGATAAATTTGTCTTATCAGAGTATCGTTATCAGGATGTGGAAAGCATCATGTTAGACCCGAGTGACTCTTTTATAACACTGTCTCTTCTACGTCACAATCCCGACAGCTCGCACAAGTGTTTTGTTTTTGAAACGCCACAGAAGAACGAGATAGGTAGTCTGATCGTTAGTTACTGTCCAGCATTGGCAGGCTGGATCACGGAAAACGAGGTTCCTACTAAGAAGCTCAAGTGTATTACCAATGAAGATCGTATTAGGCTCTATCATAACTTAGTCAATTGCCGCAGAACACTAGTGGATGCGGAGATATTGAGAAAACCTCAAGATTCTGGTGGTGGTTTCCTAAGAAACACTTTGCGAAGATTGTCTAAGCACAAAATAGAGAAACTTAGGCAAGAACATGGTAGCGCGACTGATCATGGTGAAACTTATAAAGGATTTCCTTATGCCTATTGGGCATTCAGCAGACAAACTATACCTCAGAGTCTCTCAAAACTACCCGATCCGGATGAACAGATGGCTCTTAGTGTATTCCAATTAATTTTAACTTACGCTGGATTAGGACAAAACGGAGATACGGTTCGTAGGGTAGAAGATGAACACGTAAACTTGATACAAACCGTGATGGAACGTTGTATAAGAAAGGAGAATCTGTTAGGTGAACTGTATCTTCAATTGATTAAACAAACGACAGATCACCCTGATCCTAATAGTCGAGTCAATCTCAGGCATTGGGCGTTACTTTCTTTGGCCTGTTCAGTTATTCTACCTCCACAGAAAGTAATTCGAAAGTATCTGATAGCGCATTTGAAACGATGCGCTAGTGATTACGTTACGGAGGAAGGAAAATACGCCAGATTTGCTGAAAAGTGCCTTTACAAGACGCAGGGCACGAGAAGAAGACAATGGCCGCCGAGCAGGGAAGAAATAATGTGCACGATTAATCGCAGGCCTATTTATGCGAGATTCCATTTCATGGATGGACAATATCATGCTGTTGAATTTCATCCTTCAGCAACAGCTAGAGACGTTATGGAGATTATCAAGACTAAGATTGGTTTAGAAGAAACTGCCATGG GTTATGCCATTTATGAAGTCTTAGGACCGACCGAAAGAGCATTGATACCAGAAGAAAAGATTGCCGATGTGATGTCGAAATGGGAGCGTTACAGAACCGCGAACGCACAACAGAATCAATCGCAAAGAAAGCACGCACATCATTTCTTCTTATTTAAGAAACATTTGTTCCTTGATCAGTACATGAATCTCGATGATCCGGTGGAGAAAGAGTTACTTTATCATCAAGTACTGCATGATTTACGTGCTGATCGATTTCCTATCACTGAGAAAGAAGCT ATGATGCTGACAGCGTTACAAGCGCAATTAGAACTCGGTGATTGTGAAGACGCTGTATCGGATCACGATTACCGAACTATATCAAGTCACTGCCTGCCACCAAGACTGGTTCCAAGTTTGTGCATTGAAGGAGTACTTCAACACCATCAATCACTACGAGGAATGACACCGCCCGAAGCGAAGAAGGCGTTCCTGAATTTAATTCAATCGTGGCCGCTTCACAGGGCCACGATATTCGATGTCATGCAATCATTTACTTCGAATTGGCCACGTGTTCTGTGGTTGGCCGTCGACCAGCAAGGTCTTCACCTTTTGGAGCATCGTTCCAGAAACACTCTCTGTACCTACGAATATAGCAGTATTCTCAGTTATAGTCCAGCTGTTAGTTGTTTGATGATTATCACTGGTACTGATAAGAAGCAGAGCAAAGTTATCCTTACGACATCTCAG GCACACCAAATTGCGAACTTAATTCGCGAATACATGGATGTTCTTCAATCACCACCGGAAGTACCGAAAAGAGAATCGGCAATCGCTCAACAAATAGCGCAGCAACCAATTCAACAACCATCGACAAATCTTACGGCTCCTGCCGGTAGTCGTAAATCTCGACCTGCTTCGGTATTACACAGAGGTGCTCCAGTGATACAATCGCAAGCTAGTTAA